A genomic region of Pyrus communis chromosome 14, drPyrComm1.1, whole genome shotgun sequence contains the following coding sequences:
- the LOC137714557 gene encoding uncharacterized mitochondrial protein AtMg00810-like produces MGTAGKLVVLVYVDDLIITGDNMDEITKLKHSLQQRFAIKDLGILRYFLGIEMATSPKGFFLSQRKYVLDLLKEANMSDAKPVNTPLDTKLKLSLEGQPLPNISYYQRLVGKLIYLTITRPGIAYSVSIASQFMHSPTMEHFNLVKRLLRYLKGSIGRGIIMKKNESTEITGYCDADWAGNSIDRKSTTAYCTFVGGNLVTWKSKKQAVVARSSTEAEYRAMASTACELIWLKGLLCDLGVSTTQSMSLFCDNQAAMHIASNPVFHERTKHIEVDCHYVRA; encoded by the coding sequence ATGGGCACTGCTGGGAAACTGGTCGTTCTTGTCTATGTCGATGATTTAATCATCACAGGAGACAACATGGATGAAATAACTAAGCTCAAGCATTCACTGCAACAACGTTTTGCCATCAAAGATCTTGGCATACTTAGATATTTTCTTGGCATCGAAATGGCTACCTCTCCCAAGGGTTTCTTTCTCAGCCAACGGAAATATGTTCTGGACCTTCTTAAGGAAGCAAACATGAGTGATGCTAAACCTGTTAATACACCCCTTGACACGAAACTCAAACTTAGCTTGGAAGGGCAACCACTGCCCAACATCAGCTATTATCAGCGTCTTGTGGGTAAGCTGATCTACTTGACTATTACAAGGCCTGGCATAGCCTATTCAGTAAGCATTGCTAGccaatttatgcactctcccACCATGGAGCATTTTAATCTTGTCAAGAGACTACTTCGGTATCTCAAAGGTTCAATAGGTCGTGGCATCAtcatgaaaaagaatgaaagcACTGAGATCACAGGTTattgtgatgctgattgggctggcaACTCTATTGATCGTAAGTCTACAACGGCGTATTGCACATTTGTGGGAGGCAATCTTGTTacctggaaaagtaaaaagcaaGCCGTAGTTGCTCGATCCAGCACTGAGGCTGAATATCGCGCCATGGCATCTACTGCCTGTGAACTAATATGGCTGAAAGGTTTGTTGTGCGACTTAGGTGTCTCTACTACTCAGTCCATGTCTCTTTTCTGTGATAACCAAGCGGCAATGCACATTGCGTCCAACCCCGTCTTCCACGAGAGAACCAAGCACATCGAAGTTGATTGTCACTATGTCCGTGCATAG